CGAGCAGAGCGAGCGCCCGGTCGGCGTTGGGGCCGATGACCGCCACCGATCGCAGGTGGGGGCCGAGCGGCAGGACGTCGCCCTCGTTCTGGAGGAGGACGATCGAGCGGGTGGCGGCCCGCCGCACCACCCGCCGATCGGCCTCGGTGTCGAGCACGACGGGTGCGGCCGCCTCGTCGGCGTAGGGCTGCTCGAACAGGCCCAGCTCGAACTTCCCGCGCAGGACCCGGGCCACGGCACCGTCGACGACGTCCTCGGAGACCAGCCCCTCCTCGACGGCGGCGGCGAGCTCGGAGAAGCAGGATCCCGGCATGTCCATGTCGAGGCCCGACCGCAGGGCGAGCACGCCCGACTCCATCGGGCCCCCGGTCACCAGGTGCCGGGTGTGGAGCAGCGTGACGGCGCCGAGGTCGGACAGGACGATGCCCTCGAAGCCGTACTCCTCGCGCAGGACGGTCGTCAGCAGCTCCGGCGATGCCTGGACCGGTACCTGGTCGATCTGGTGGTAGGTCGACATCACGCCCCGCAGGTCGGCATCGCGGATCGCCATCTCGAACGGCAGGCCGTGGACCTCGTGGAGCTCCCGGGTGCCGAGGTGTGCCGGCTGCATGTGTCGCCCGCCCTCGCTCGCCCCGTGGGCGACGTAGTGCTTGGCCACCGCGGCGACGCCACCCTGCCGGGCCCCTTGCACCCCGCGGACGTACGCGGTGGCGAGCGAGCCGACCAGGTACGGATCCTCGCCGTAGGTCTCCTCGATCCGCCCCCAGCGCGGATCTCGGGCGACGTCGAGGACCGGCCCGAGCGCCTGACGCAGGCCGAGGGACGTCATCTGGCGGCGCACGAGTCCCCCGAGCTCCTCGACGAGGTCGGGGTCCCAGGTCGAGGCCTGCCCGAGCCCGTCGGGAAGGATCGTCGCCCCGTCGACCTGAAGGCCGCACATCACCTCCTCGGAGAACAGCGCCGGGATGCCGAGCCGGCTCGCCTCGACGTAGGCGCGCTGGTGGGCGTTCACGTGACGCACGGCCTCCTGCGGGGTGAACCGGCCGGCCCGGACGAAGTGGGTGATCGCCCCCGGCGGCGCCGCCCCGGGCGCCGGCTCGGGCGGCACCGTCGGGCCCCACAGGCAGCGCATCTGCTCGATCTTCTCGGACAGGGTCATCCGACCCAGGAGGTGGGCGACGCGTTCGGCGGTCGGTGCCGTCGGATCTCCAGCGACGTCGCTCACGGCTGTGTCAGCCGTCGCACCGCCGGCACGACGCTGTGGACGCCCCGCCGTGCCGTCTCCTCCAGGTCCGCGACCGCGATCCCGCGGCGGCGGGCGACTTCGGACAGATGGCCGACGTCCTTCCGCACCAGCGCCTGTGCGTGTTCGGCAAGGTCCAGGGGGATGCGTCGCGCGAGCGCGTCGAGGGCGAAGCTCGACCCGCTGCTCGCCAGGACGAGATCGACCATCAGCGGCACCTCCAGGCCGAAGGCGTCGGCGAGCGCCAGCATGTCGCCGGCGTTCTTGAGGTTGGCGGCGTAGAGCGCGTTGTTGACGAGCTTGGCCACCTGGCCGGAACCGGCGGCGCCGAGGTAGGCGATCGCGGCGCCGAAGCTCTCGAAGACCGGTCGCGCCCGCTCGTAGGCGTCCCGATCGCCGCCGGCCATCACCGTCAGGCTGTGGTCGCGGGCGCCGGCGCCTCCACCGCTGACGGGCGCGTCGAGGACGAACACACCGTGGCGGCGGGCTCGCGCCGCGAGGGCCTCGCTCGCCTCGGGTGAGCCGGTGCCGTGGTTGGCCACGATGCCGCCCGGGGCCATCGACTCGAGCAGGCCGCCCGTCACGAGGACCTGCTCGACGTCCCGGTCGTCGCCGAGGCACAGGCCGACCAGGTCGCACGCCCGTCCCAGGCCGACGAGGTCGTCGGCGACCGTGTGCGCCAAGCCGGCGACCGCATCCAGTGACCGCGGGCGTCGCGCCCACACGTGCAGGGACCACCCGGCCTCGGCGATGGCACGAGCCATCGGGGCACCTTGGTCGCCGAGGCCGACGAAGCCGACCTGCACGACCGGGCGGGCGTTCACCGTCGCTCCCAGGTGACGTCGGCGCGCTCGCGGTCCCAGGTCGAGGGCGTGCAGCCCTCGTCGCGGAGCCGGTGCTTGAGGACCTTGCCGACGGCGCTGGTCGGCAGTGCCTCCCGGAACTCGATGTAGCGAGGGAGGGCGAAGTAGGGGACACGCTCCTTCGACCACTCGAACAGCTCCTCGGGCGCGAGTGCCGATCCGTCGGCGAGGACGGCGGTGACCTTCACGTCGTCCTCGCCGAGCTCGGAGGTGACGGCGTGCACGGCCACGTCGGCGATCGCCGGGTGGCCGATGTAGGTCGCCTCGAGCTCCTGGCTGGAGATGTTCTCGCCCCGTCGTCGCAGGTAGTCCTTCTTCCGGTCGACGAAGTGCAGGAAGCCGTCGTCGTCGAACATCCCGAGGTCGCCGGTGCGGAGCCACAGGTCGCGGGTGGCGGCGACGGTGGACTCGGGCTGCTTCCAGTAGCCGTCGAACATCACGTTCGGGCGCCGGGGGCGGGCGACGATCTCGCCGACCTCGCGGGGAGGGAGCTCGCGATCGTCGGCGTCGAAGATGCGCACGTCGAAGTCACGGTCGTTGCGCCGCCCCGAGGTGCCGGGCGCCTCGGGCTCTCCGTGGCGCAGTGTCGTGAGGGGGACCGCCTCGGTGAGGCCGTAGGTGCCGCCCCCGACGCGCCGGACGCCGAACCGCTCACGCCACGTCTGCTGCAGCTCGGCCGGGAACGGTGCGCCGTGGACGACGCGGATCTGTCCGTGGCACCGCGCCATCTCCGGCG
This is a stretch of genomic DNA from Acidimicrobiales bacterium. It encodes these proteins:
- a CDS encoding glycoside hydrolase family 3 N-terminal domain-containing protein, with the translated sequence MSDVAGDPTAPTAERVAHLLGRMTLSEKIEQMRCLWGPTVPPEPAPGAAPPGAITHFVRAGRFTPQEAVRHVNAHQRAYVEASRLGIPALFSEEVMCGLQVDGATILPDGLGQASTWDPDLVEELGGLVRRQMTSLGLRQALGPVLDVARDPRWGRIEETYGEDPYLVGSLATAYVRGVQGARQGGVAAVAKHYVAHGASEGGRHMQPAHLGTRELHEVHGLPFEMAIRDADLRGVMSTYHQIDQVPVQASPELLTTVLREEYGFEGIVLSDLGAVTLLHTRHLVTGGPMESGVLALRSGLDMDMPGSCFSELAAAVEEGLVSEDVVDGAVARVLRGKFELGLFEQPYADEAAAPVVLDTEADRRVVRRAATRSIVLLQNEGDVLPLGPHLRSVAVIGPNADRALALLGNYSYPVATAALQLVADAFDPATSTRRQASADELVAPEVLVSVPTVLDALRERVGHLRFARGCGVADTDTSGFSEALEAAYSSDVAVVVVGDQAGIMTGATVGEGLDSMTCELPGVQRQLVEAVAATGTPVVVVLCNGRPFVLGWMTPIVAAIVEAWFPGEEGAAAIADVLFGVANPGGKLPVSFPRAVGSLPRPYNAPSGTFVPDQRIYYEGSHDPLFPFGHGLSYTTFELSDLVVDPPRTSTAGRVSVSCRVANVGPGEGDEVVQLYLRDAVGRTARPPLELKGFRRLTLAPGQTTRVAFDVAADRLALYDPPAGWVVEPGRIEVMVGTSARDIRLRGEFELTGSAREGRRGRALVTPTESLAPRPAGT
- a CDS encoding NAD(P)-dependent oxidoreductase, translated to MNARPVVQVGFVGLGDQGAPMARAIAEAGWSLHVWARRPRSLDAVAGLAHTVADDLVGLGRACDLVGLCLGDDRDVEQVLVTGGLLESMAPGGIVANHGTGSPEASEALAARARRHGVFVLDAPVSGGGAGARDHSLTVMAGGDRDAYERARPVFESFGAAIAYLGAAGSGQVAKLVNNALYAANLKNAGDMLALADAFGLEVPLMVDLVLASSGSSFALDALARRIPLDLAEHAQALVRKDVGHLSEVARRRGIAVADLEETARRGVHSVVPAVRRLTQP